Proteins encoded together in one Branchiostoma lanceolatum isolate klBraLanc5 chromosome 11, klBraLanc5.hap2, whole genome shotgun sequence window:
- the LOC136444523 gene encoding zinc finger protein 367-like yields the protein MSQNTASPEGKLPVPDIRTTPMKPRRASFSPGSPGFSDFMVYPWKWGETAQSVTLSPGSSVEGSPPGRGPRHDASRRGRPRADSITQLIQEGQMTPSGIRCQTCHRTFPREKSLQAHLRTHTGERPYRCDYPDCNKAFVQSGQLKTHQRLHTGEKPFVCNVPGCNSRFTHANRHCAEHPYAGLRREQSPTLDLKVKDAENNKAVAEWLSRYMAARQEDKTPSKQKEQERPEVPQKSADETERKQARVAARRRIQEQRDKWYGALALVELADNLMQQDSAKSEEEEYQYVEKRDAQVQAGGQQNHPYYIPL from the exons ATGTCCCAAAATACGGCCAGTCCGGAGGGAAAGCTCCCCGTCCCGGACATCAGAACAACCCCGATGAAGCCGAGAAGGGCCAGCTTCTCTCCGGGCAGCCCTGGGTTCAGCGACTTCATGGTGTACCCCTGGAAGTGGGGGGAGACCGCGCAGAGTGTGACTCTCAGCCCCGGCAGTTCGGTGGAGGGGTCGCCGCCGGGGCGCGGCCCGAGGCACGATGCGTCCCGCCGAGGCCGTCCCCGGGCCGACAGCATCACCCAGCTCATACAGGAGGGACAGATGACTCCGTCAGGGATCCGCTGTCAGACATGCCACCGAACCTTTCCTCGGGAGAAATCGCTACAAGCTCATCtcagaacacacacag GCGAGCGCCCGTACCGCTGTGACTACCCCGACTGTAACAAGGCCTTCGTACAGAGCGGACAACTCAAGACTCATCAGAGACTCCACACGGGCGAGAAACCCTTCGTCTGTAACGTACCAG GATGCAACAGTCGCTTCACCCACGCTAACCGCCACTGTGCGGAACACCCCTACGCCGGGCTGCGGAGGGAACAGTCCCCGACCTTGGACCTCAAGGTCAAGGATGCGGAGAACAACAAAGCTGTGGCAGAGTGGCTCTCAAG GTACATGGCTGCCAGACAGGAAGACAAGACGCCGTCCAAACAGAAGGAGCAGGAGCGACCAGAGGTGCCGCAGAAGTCCGCAGACGAGACGGAACGAAAGCAGGCACGCGTTGCCGCGCGGCGACGGATCCAGGAGCAGCGAGACAAGTGGTACGGTGCCCTCGCGCTGGTCGAGCTGGCCGATAACCTGATGCAGCAGGACTCGGCGAAGAGCGAGGAAGAAGAGTACCAGTATGTTGAGAAGAGGGATGCACAAGTACAAGCGGGAGGGCAGCAGAACCACCCCTACTACATCCCTTTGTAA